The Providencia sp. PROV188 genome includes a region encoding these proteins:
- the exbB gene encoding tonB-system energizer ExbB yields the protein MRKLTASILLAIGLMGTASAETTPAVTPTTPVANQGSTAAPANTPSTTEVTATQATTTPAATPESVVTNTVVTENVEIATEAHGGGFDQDLSVWGMYQNADVVVKTVMIGLLLASVITWALFLSKGSEILIARRRLKDEAKAIAEVKSLDEAVSIAEGFKAGSITRMLLAEATTERALSANSQDLAGIKDRTGFRLERAVAAISRYMGRGNGYLATIGAISPFVGLFGTVWGIMNSFIGIAHSQTTNLAVVAPGIAEALLATAIGLIAAIPAVVIYNIFARMINNYRGQVGDVAAQAALLLGRDLDLANSKAR from the coding sequence ATGCGTAAATTAACAGCTTCTATTCTATTGGCGATCGGCTTAATGGGCACGGCATCCGCAGAAACAACACCCGCTGTCACACCTACTACACCAGTAGCTAACCAAGGTTCAACAGCCGCTCCTGCAAATACTCCTTCCACAACGGAAGTGACTGCAACTCAAGCAACGACAACTCCAGCAGCAACACCGGAATCTGTCGTGACAAATACGGTAGTGACTGAAAATGTTGAGATTGCGACTGAAGCTCACGGTGGCGGTTTTGATCAGGATTTATCGGTTTGGGGTATGTACCAAAACGCAGATGTTGTTGTAAAAACGGTGATGATTGGTCTGTTACTCGCATCCGTGATTACATGGGCGCTATTCTTATCCAAAGGAAGTGAGATTTTAATTGCACGTCGTCGTTTAAAAGATGAAGCAAAAGCAATTGCAGAAGTAAAATCTCTTGATGAAGCGGTATCTATCGCGGAAGGGTTTAAAGCAGGTAGCATTACGCGCATGTTATTAGCTGAAGCGACAACGGAAAGAGCGCTTTCGGCAAACAGTCAAGATCTTGCGGGTATTAAAGACCGTACAGGTTTCCGTTTAGAAAGAGCGGTTGCTGCAATCAGCCGTTATATGGGGCGTGGAAATGGCTATTTAGCAACAATTGGAGCGATTTCTCCATTTGTCGGTCTATTTGGCACAGTGTGGGGGATCATGAATAGCTTCATAGGTATTGCTCACTCACAAACCACAAACTTAGCGGTTGTTGCTCCAGGGATTGCAGAAGCGCTGCTGGCAACGGCAATCGGTCTTATTGCCGCGATTCCTGCGGTGGTTATCTATAATATTTTTGCTCGTATGATCAACAACTATCGTGGTCAAGTGGGTGATGTTGCTGCACAAGCAGCGTTGTTACTGGGGCGTGACCTCGATCTGGCAAACAGCAAAGCAAGGTAA
- the exbD gene encoding TonB system transport protein ExbD, with the protein MAMRLGDEQDDSGEMHEINVTPFIDVMLVLLIIFMVAAPLATVDIKVDLPASTAKPQPRPEKPVFLTVKSDSQLFIGEQAVSKEQLGSTLDQATNTNKETTIFFQADKSVDYETMMDVMNALRQSGYLKIGLVGMEATAANAK; encoded by the coding sequence ATGGCAATGCGTTTAGGTGACGAACAAGACGATAGCGGTGAAATGCATGAAATCAACGTAACACCGTTTATCGATGTTATGTTGGTTCTGCTGATTATCTTTATGGTTGCAGCGCCACTGGCTACCGTTGATATTAAAGTCGACTTACCTGCTTCCACTGCGAAGCCTCAGCCTCGACCAGAAAAGCCAGTATTCTTAACTGTGAAATCAGATAGTCAGCTGTTTATCGGCGAGCAAGCGGTTAGTAAAGAGCAGTTAGGTTCAACTCTTGATCAAGCCACAAACACCAATAAAGAAACCACAATTTTCTTCCAAGCGGACAAAAGTGTGGATTATGAAACGATGATGGATGTAATGAATGCATTGCGTCAATCGGGGTATCTCAAGATTGGTTTAGTCGGTATGGAAGCAACAGCGGCTAATGCTAAATAG
- the yedE gene encoding selenium metabolism membrane protein YedE/FdhT, which produces MTWSEFKSHYLIGFWKPLPAVIAAGILSTYYFGLTGTFWAVTGEFTRWGGHIMQLFGAHPEEWGYFKVIGFQGSPLDRIDGVMIIGMFAGCFAAALWANNVKIRMPQHRVRIFQAILGGIIAGFGARLAMGCNLAAFFTGIPQFSLHAWFFAVATAVGSYFGAKFTLLPMFRIAVKLKKVSTASPLTQNPNTAKKRFKLGMAIFAVALAWGFYTLLDAPVMGFAILCGIGFGLLIERAQICFTSAFRDLWITGRTHMAKAIIIGMAVSAIGIFSYVQLGATPKIMWAGPNAVIGGLLFGFGIVLAGGCETGWMYRAVEGQVHYWWVGFGNIIGATILAYYWDDLGPWLATDFDKVNLLETFGPEGGLLVTYALLAIAFILMLVWEKYFFRKRAQKLANTSMEAA; this is translated from the coding sequence ATGACTTGGTCTGAGTTTAAATCTCACTATCTCATCGGTTTTTGGAAACCGTTACCTGCGGTGATTGCGGCAGGTATCTTATCGACTTATTATTTTGGTTTAACAGGCACTTTTTGGGCTGTAACCGGTGAATTTACTCGCTGGGGCGGGCATATCATGCAGCTATTTGGTGCGCATCCAGAAGAATGGGGCTATTTCAAAGTTATTGGTTTTCAAGGTTCGCCACTTGATCGAATTGATGGCGTGATGATTATCGGTATGTTTGCTGGCTGTTTTGCCGCGGCACTTTGGGCAAATAATGTCAAAATTCGCATGCCGCAGCATCGGGTTCGAATTTTTCAAGCCATCCTCGGTGGGATCATTGCTGGATTCGGCGCTCGTCTAGCCATGGGATGTAACTTAGCGGCATTCTTTACGGGTATTCCACAATTCTCGTTACACGCTTGGTTCTTTGCTGTAGCGACTGCCGTCGGCTCTTACTTTGGTGCCAAATTCACCCTGCTGCCAATGTTCCGTATTGCGGTAAAATTGAAAAAAGTCTCAACAGCATCGCCATTAACTCAAAATCCGAATACAGCTAAAAAACGCTTTAAATTAGGCATGGCTATTTTTGCTGTCGCACTTGCGTGGGGCTTTTATACACTGCTAGATGCACCAGTCATGGGCTTTGCTATCTTATGTGGGATTGGTTTTGGTTTGCTGATTGAACGTGCTCAAATCTGTTTTACCTCCGCGTTTCGTGATTTATGGATCACTGGTCGTACTCATATGGCGAAAGCGATTATCATTGGTATGGCGGTCAGTGCGATTGGTATTTTCAGTTATGTGCAATTGGGCGCGACACCTAAGATTATGTGGGCTGGTCCAAATGCTGTGATTGGTGGATTACTATTCGGGTTTGGTATTGTCTTAGCGGGTGGTTGTGAAACTGGCTGGATGTACCGTGCCGTTGAAGGTCAAGTTCATTACTGGTGGGTTGGTTTCGGTAACATTATCGGTGCGACTATCTTAGCGTATTACTGGGATGATTTAGGCCCATGGTTGGCTACAGACTTTGACAAAGTGAACTTGCTAGAGACATTTGGTCCGGAAGGCGGCTTGCTCGTTACATACGCTTTATTAGCCATTGCATTTATTTTGATGCTGGTATGGGAAAAATATTTCTTCCGTAAACGTGCCCAAAAATTGGCGAATACTTCCATGGAGGCCGCATGA
- the yedF gene encoding sulfurtransferase-like selenium metabolism protein YedF, producing MSHKEIVPDYRLDMVGEPCPYPAVATLEAMPSLKPGEILEVVSDCPQSINNIPLDAKNYGYKVLDIQQDGPTIRYLIQK from the coding sequence ATGAGCCATAAAGAAATAGTACCGGATTATCGATTAGATATGGTGGGCGAACCTTGTCCATACCCTGCGGTTGCGACGTTAGAAGCGATGCCATCGTTAAAACCTGGAGAGATATTAGAAGTGGTAAGTGATTGCCCACAATCTATCAATAATATCCCTTTAGATGCAAAAAATTATGGTTATAAGGTGTTGGATATTCAGCAAGATGGGCCGACTATTCGTTATCTTATCCAAAAATAA
- a CDS encoding GNAT family N-acetyltransferase — MIEFIEPEVDENSVVSLQKVTAENFSEICLLSHTLSEAQRSMVADNAYSMVEAQFSDCAWYRGIYADDIPVGFIMLHSGLDDDELEYDGIMLWRFMIAEPYQKLGFGREALIQVIRYLKKKGYPRLYNSCGEGEESPFEFYQKLGFIPTGGYIDDECELVLDIASWQDE, encoded by the coding sequence ATGATAGAGTTCATCGAGCCAGAAGTGGATGAAAATTCCGTTGTCTCCTTGCAGAAGGTAACAGCTGAAAACTTTTCGGAAATCTGTTTGCTGAGCCATACACTCAGTGAAGCACAGCGTAGCATGGTGGCAGATAATGCCTATTCCATGGTTGAGGCGCAATTCTCTGACTGTGCTTGGTATCGAGGCATTTATGCGGATGATATCCCTGTAGGATTCATTATGCTGCATTCTGGGCTAGATGATGATGAGCTTGAATACGATGGCATTATGCTATGGCGATTTATGATAGCCGAGCCTTACCAAAAATTAGGATTTGGTCGTGAGGCGTTAATTCAAGTGATCCGTTACTTGAAAAAGAAAGGTTACCCACGGCTGTATAATAGTTGCGGTGAAGGAGAAGAGAGCCCATTTGAGTTTTATCAGAAACTTGGCTTTATTCCGACAGGTGGCTATATCGATGATGAGTGCGAGCTTGTGCTGGATATTGCGAGCTGGCAGGATGAGTAA
- the rdgC gene encoding recombination-associated protein RdgC: MWFKNILVYRLNRDLALSADDLERQLAPLAYTPCGSQDMMKTGWVPPMRGADALTHAANNQILICAKKEDKMLPSPVIKQALQEKIEKLEADQGRQLKKTEKASLKDEVVHDLLPRAFSKFSKTYIWIDTVNQLIIVDAASAKRAEDNLALLRKSLGSLPVVPLTFKDPIELTLTEWVRSGALPQGFAAMDEAELKAILEEGGIIRCKKQDLISDEIATHIEAGKLVTKLSLDWEERVQFMLSDDGSLKKLKFSEKLKEQNDDIPREDFAQKFDADYILMTGELSALIARLIDVLGGEAEH; the protein is encoded by the coding sequence ATGTGGTTCAAGAATATATTGGTCTATCGCCTGAATCGGGATTTGGCACTCTCCGCGGATGATCTGGAAAGACAACTTGCGCCGCTAGCTTATACCCCTTGTGGAAGCCAAGACATGATGAAAACGGGCTGGGTGCCACCAATGCGTGGCGCAGATGCACTCACCCATGCTGCAAATAACCAAATTCTTATTTGTGCCAAAAAAGAAGATAAGATGCTGCCATCCCCCGTGATCAAGCAAGCATTACAAGAGAAAATTGAAAAATTAGAAGCGGACCAAGGTCGCCAACTGAAAAAAACTGAAAAAGCCTCGCTCAAAGACGAAGTGGTTCATGACTTACTTCCGCGCGCATTCAGTAAATTCAGCAAAACCTACATTTGGATTGATACCGTTAATCAGCTAATTATTGTTGATGCCGCTAGTGCTAAGCGTGCCGAAGATAATTTAGCGTTATTACGTAAAAGCTTAGGCTCGCTTCCTGTTGTTCCCCTGACCTTTAAAGACCCAATTGAGTTAACCCTGACTGAATGGGTGCGTTCTGGTGCATTACCTCAAGGTTTTGCCGCTATGGATGAAGCGGAATTAAAAGCGATTTTAGAAGAAGGCGGGATCATCCGTTGTAAGAAACAAGACCTAATTTCTGACGAAATTGCCACCCATATTGAAGCTGGCAAATTAGTCACTAAATTATCGTTAGATTGGGAAGAGCGCGTTCAGTTTATGCTATCTGATGATGGCTCTCTGAAGAAACTGAAATTCAGTGAAAAACTAAAAGAACAAAATGACGATATTCCTAGAGAAGATTTTGCTCAGAAATTTGATGCTGATTATATTCTGATGACAGGCGAACTCAGCGCCTTAATCGCTCGCCTAATTGATGTTCTGGGCGGTGAAGCCGAACATTAA
- the mak gene encoding fructokinase, whose translation MRIGIDLGGTKIEVVALDDGGNILFRQRMPTPRGDYQGTLDAIKHLVDEAEAATGQVGSVGLGIPGTLSPVTGKVKNANSTWLNGQPFDKDLAQCLGRPVKMANDANCLAVSEAVDGAGAGAKVVFAVIIGTGCGAGIAINGQVHSGGNGVAGEWGHNPLPWQDDQDRLFLADEKCYCGLSGCTEQFVSGTGFMADYKKLAGESKTGTEIIQLARNGNKHAIKAFEHYQNRLAKALAQAVNMLDPDVIVLGGGMSNVDELYENLPEKIRQWVFGREFDTPIRKAEHGDSSGVRGAAWLCSEG comes from the coding sequence ATGAGAATAGGGATTGATTTAGGCGGTACAAAAATTGAAGTGGTCGCGCTGGATGATGGTGGCAATATTCTATTTCGTCAGCGTATGCCAACGCCACGAGGTGATTATCAAGGCACTCTCGATGCAATTAAGCATTTAGTTGATGAGGCGGAAGCGGCAACGGGTCAAGTTGGAAGTGTGGGTTTAGGGATCCCTGGAACACTTTCTCCAGTGACGGGAAAAGTGAAAAATGCCAATTCTACGTGGCTAAACGGACAACCATTCGATAAAGACCTTGCTCAATGTTTAGGTCGCCCAGTGAAAATGGCCAATGATGCTAATTGCCTTGCTGTTTCAGAAGCCGTAGATGGTGCAGGGGCAGGCGCTAAAGTGGTATTTGCGGTTATCATCGGAACGGGCTGTGGCGCAGGGATCGCCATTAATGGGCAAGTTCATTCTGGTGGAAATGGCGTCGCAGGCGAATGGGGACACAACCCTTTGCCATGGCAAGATGACCAAGACCGACTATTTCTGGCTGACGAAAAATGTTATTGCGGGCTGAGTGGCTGTACAGAGCAATTTGTCTCCGGTACGGGATTTATGGCGGATTACAAAAAACTGGCCGGAGAATCCAAAACAGGCACTGAAATTATTCAATTGGCGCGAAACGGCAATAAACACGCGATAAAAGCCTTTGAACATTACCAAAATCGTCTAGCAAAAGCGTTAGCACAAGCCGTCAACATGCTAGATCCAGACGTCATAGTGTTAGGGGGCGGAATGAGCAACGTCGATGAGCTCTATGAAAATTTGCCAGAAAAAATTCGTCAATGGGTGTTTGGTAGGGAGTTTGATACGCCAATCAGGAAGGCGGAGCATGGGGATTCGAGTGGGGTGCGGGGGGCGGCCTGGCTCTGCTCTGAGGGTTAA